The following DNA comes from bacterium.
GCCTACTTCATCAAGACCCGCGAGCCGGGCTACGCCGGGCGCAGCATCCCGGAGATCGTCGCCGAGATGTTCGGCTACGTCGACGGCTGCACGATGAGCGCCAAGAAGGACGGCATGGTCAACATGGGCGGCTTCCTCGCCATGCGCGACGGGGAGCTGGCCGAGCGCATCCGCAACCTGCTCATCCTGGTCGAGGGCTTCCCCACCTACGGCGGGCTCTCGGGCCGGGATCTCGAGGCCATCGCCCGCGGCCTGCGCGAGGTGCTCGACGAGCGCTACCTGCACTTTCGCGTCAGTCAGGTGGCCAACCTCGGCGAGCAGCTCGCGCAGGGGGGCGTGCCCATCCTGCAGCCGCCGGGCGGGCACGCCGTCTATCTGAATGCGGGCGAGTTCCTGCCCCACATTCCGCCGGCGGCCTTTCCCGGGCAGTCGCTGGCTGTGAACCTCTACATCGAGTCCGGCGTGCGCGGAGTGGAGATCGGCACCCTGATGTTCGGCGGCAAGGACCCCGCGACGGGCGCCGAGCGCACGGCGCGCCTGGAGCTGGTGCGCCTGGCCATCCCGCGCCGCGTCTACACGACGATGCACATGAACTACGTGGCCCAGGCGATCCTGGACCTCTACCAGAAGCGGGCGAGCCTGCAGGGCATGCGCATCGTCAAGGCGCCGCCCTTCCTGCGCCACTTCTCGGCCACCCTGGACTTCGTCGGCCGGCCCGAGCGCGCCCA
Coding sequences within:
- a CDS encoding tryptophanase — protein: MERYIEPFKVKVVEPITAISREERAAAIARAGFNLFKLRADEIYIDLLTDSGTSAMSDNQWAGIMLGDESYAGSRNYFNFETAVREIFGLEHVIPVHQGRVAENLLFSTVLEPGMVVPNNSHFDTTRANVEVHAAEALDLLCAEGKDPHLSAPFKGNMDVAALEALIARVGTARIPLVMLTVTNNSGGGQPVSLANIRAVSAVCRAHGLPLFFDACRFAENAYFIKTREPGYAGRSIPEIVAEMFGYVDGCTMSAKKDGMVNMGGFLAMRDGELAERIRNLLILVEGFPTYGGLSGRDLEAIARGLREVLDERYLHFRVSQVANLGEQLAQGGVPILQPPGGHAVYLNAGEFLPHIPPAAFPGQSLAVNLYIESGVRGVEIGTLMFGGKDPATGAERTARLELVRLAIPRRVYTTMHMNYVAQAILDLYQKRASLQGMRIVKAPPFLRHFSATLDFVGRPERAQAI